The Jannaschia sp. W003 genome has a segment encoding these proteins:
- a CDS encoding vanadium-dependent haloperoxidase, whose protein sequence is MLGFGFSRVPGLSDWMPFDGPPSPRSEAWWRDWRGRDETPTRSDAADGEDVRLGSGAQTFVHEGDLGRVTGGSGPQTVMLDGSAKRVSLGRGDDALIADRVDVVRMGRGDDFVWLAGAERISMGRGDDVVELGGAAHRVDLGRGDDTIIFRLGAEIDTAGGASARSVIDGGRGEDRFETDAELGAFDFDVMQNGTVMIHDRLTGATTVLRNFEHFVFDGRELTAAELRALFERDAPAIFASHGTQNVTVNDADPGINTVWNRTAVESVMETGLGSGPTVSSRVYALVHTAIYDAWAAFDPDAIRVAEDAGGDNEALRAEIEAAGLVGDEAAQGEAMSYAAHAVLRDLFPAQEALHDLVLVGRYGLVRPEAATSLAARIGMDAGADLIADRADDGSNQAGNYADTSGYAPVNAGPGAVVDITRWTPENVPVDPESALPVEQSFLTPHWGGVRGFSLEQGGPLLQLELALADPAIRAKYAGVADLDAAPEPFFTDAFSGSALDIAARTITTAAASDFGPAGTVVPVTKALIGEVVNPGFIAQAEVVLAYSASLGDPAGAPPTLNAPGGDAGKLSAEFYEDAPGTGFPPGTAMAHAEFVSARDAPGLAEDVFLFFAASNAVFDAGVATWEAKTAYDYARPIRVIRELGELGLIGEEGIDHKGDAGHVVRAYIPSIGETGLVLASEWTTYQTPGGDPSPPFAEYSSGHSAFSAAGAVVMRTFTGSDAFGGSVLVPAGSAAIEPGVTPQADFAIEWATWSDAADAAGLSRLFGGIHFEEADFHGRALGEYVGRGVYELAQSYWDGSLLA, encoded by the coding sequence ATGCTCGGCTTCGGCTTCTCCCGCGTTCCCGGCCTCTCCGACTGGATGCCATTCGACGGTCCCCCATCCCCGCGATCCGAGGCGTGGTGGCGCGACTGGCGCGGCCGGGACGAGACCCCGACTCGATCCGATGCGGCGGACGGCGAGGACGTGCGGCTCGGGTCCGGCGCGCAGACCTTCGTGCACGAGGGCGACCTCGGCCGCGTCACCGGCGGGTCCGGCCCGCAGACCGTGATGCTCGACGGGAGCGCGAAGCGGGTCTCGCTCGGGCGCGGCGACGATGCGCTGATCGCGGACCGGGTCGACGTCGTGAGGATGGGCCGCGGCGACGACTTCGTGTGGCTGGCCGGCGCGGAACGGATCTCGATGGGGCGCGGCGACGACGTGGTCGAGCTGGGCGGGGCGGCGCACCGGGTCGATCTCGGCCGCGGCGACGACACGATCATCTTCCGCCTCGGCGCGGAGATCGACACCGCGGGCGGCGCGTCGGCCCGTTCGGTCATCGACGGCGGCCGCGGCGAGGACCGCTTCGAGACCGACGCCGAGCTCGGGGCGTTCGACTTCGACGTGATGCAGAACGGCACCGTGATGATCCACGACCGGCTCACGGGCGCGACCACGGTGCTGCGGAACTTCGAGCACTTCGTGTTCGACGGGCGGGAGCTGACCGCCGCGGAGCTGCGGGCGCTGTTCGAGCGGGACGCGCCCGCCATCTTCGCCAGCCACGGCACCCAGAACGTGACCGTCAACGACGCCGATCCCGGCATCAATACGGTCTGGAACCGCACGGCGGTGGAGTCGGTGATGGAGACCGGCCTCGGGAGCGGTCCGACCGTGTCGTCCCGTGTCTACGCGCTGGTCCACACCGCCATCTACGATGCCTGGGCCGCCTTCGATCCGGATGCCATCCGCGTGGCCGAGGACGCGGGCGGCGACAACGAAGCCCTGCGCGCCGAGATCGAGGCGGCGGGCCTCGTGGGCGACGAGGCGGCGCAGGGCGAGGCCATGAGCTACGCCGCCCACGCCGTCCTGCGGGACCTCTTTCCGGCGCAGGAGGCGCTGCACGACCTCGTGCTGGTCGGACGCTATGGGCTGGTCCGGCCCGAGGCGGCGACGTCGCTGGCGGCGCGGATCGGGATGGACGCGGGCGCGGACCTGATCGCGGACCGCGCGGACGACGGGAGCAATCAGGCCGGGAACTACGCCGACACGTCCGGCTACGCCCCCGTCAACGCCGGCCCCGGAGCGGTCGTCGACATCACCCGCTGGACGCCCGAGAACGTGCCGGTCGACCCCGAGTCCGCGCTGCCGGTTGAGCAATCGTTCCTGACCCCGCACTGGGGCGGCGTGAGGGGCTTCTCGCTGGAGCAGGGCGGCCCGCTCCTTCAGCTGGAGCTGGCCCTGGCCGATCCGGCGATTCGGGCGAAGTACGCGGGCGTGGCCGATCTGGACGCGGCGCCCGAGCCGTTCTTCACGGATGCCTTCTCGGGCTCCGCGCTCGACATCGCGGCGCGCACGATCACCACCGCGGCCGCCTCCGACTTCGGGCCCGCGGGCACGGTCGTTCCGGTCACGAAGGCGCTGATCGGCGAGGTCGTGAACCCCGGCTTCATCGCCCAGGCCGAGGTCGTGCTGGCCTACTCGGCGAGCCTCGGCGACCCGGCGGGGGCGCCGCCCACGCTGAACGCGCCGGGCGGGGACGCGGGCAAGCTCTCGGCGGAGTTCTACGAGGACGCGCCGGGCACGGGATTTCCGCCGGGCACGGCCATGGCCCATGCCGAATTCGTCTCGGCACGCGACGCGCCGGGACTGGCCGAGGACGTGTTCCTGTTCTTCGCCGCCTCCAACGCCGTGTTCGACGCGGGCGTGGCCACTTGGGAGGCCAAGACCGCCTACGACTACGCCCGCCCCATCCGGGTGATCCGCGAATTGGGCGAGCTGGGGCTGATCGGCGAGGAGGGCATCGACCACAAGGGCGACGCGGGCCACGTGGTGCGCGCCTACATTCCCTCGATCGGCGAGACGGGCCTCGTCCTCGCCAGCGAGTGGACCACCTACCAGACGCCCGGCGGCGATCCCTCGCCGCCCTTCGCGGAGTACAGCTCCGGCCACTCCGCCTTCTCGGCGGCGGGCGCGGTGGTGATGCGGACCTTCACCGGCAGCGACGCGTTCGGCGGCTCGGTCCTGGTCCCCGCGGGCTCCGCCGCGATCGAGCCGGGCGTGACCCCGCAGGCCGACTTCGCGATCGAATGGGCCACCTGGTCGGACGCGGCCGACGCGGCAGGGCTGTCGCGCCTGTTCGGGGGCATCCACTTCGAGGAGGCCGACTTCCACGGCCGCGCCCTCGGCGAGTACGTCGGCCGGGGCGTCTACGAGCTGGCCCAGTCCTACTGGGACGGATCGCTGCTGGCCTGA
- a CDS encoding rhomboid family intramembrane serine protease, with the protein MRRLPVSIALAATCVAVEAVLWTGEMGWWGPAAEGLRNAAIWLGALWPALLRGEVAPIYPGQSAVMLLSYPFVHAGPGHMAGNVVVLVWAGLQLERVLGGIQVLVLWVVAASWGAIPMLLSDETAPVVGASGALFGLLGAWIGVLIHDPRRRRAVLRVGLLVVGVGILLPVILPELTGPMAWLVHGGGLVTGLIYGVVAGKGTRDEFLP; encoded by the coding sequence ATGAGAAGGCTTCCGGTCAGCATCGCCCTGGCCGCCACCTGCGTCGCAGTCGAGGCGGTGCTCTGGACCGGCGAGATGGGGTGGTGGGGACCGGCGGCCGAGGGCCTGCGGAACGCCGCGATCTGGCTCGGCGCGCTCTGGCCCGCCCTGCTGCGGGGCGAGGTCGCGCCGATCTATCCCGGGCAGTCGGCGGTGATGCTGCTGTCCTATCCGTTCGTGCACGCCGGCCCCGGCCACATGGCGGGCAACGTCGTCGTGCTGGTCTGGGCGGGCCTCCAGCTGGAGCGGGTTCTGGGCGGGATCCAGGTCCTGGTGCTGTGGGTCGTGGCGGCGTCCTGGGGCGCGATCCCGATGCTCCTGTCGGACGAGACGGCCCCGGTAGTGGGCGCCTCGGGCGCGCTGTTCGGCCTGCTCGGCGCCTGGATCGGAGTGCTGATCCACGATCCCCGCCGGCGGCGCGCCGTCCTGCGGGTCGGGCTCCTGGTCGTCGGCGTGGGTATCCTGCTGCCCGTGATCCTTCCCGAACTCACCGGCCCGATGGCGTGGCTGGTCCACGGCGGGGGCCTGGTGACCGGACTGATCTACGGGGTCGTGGCGGGAAAGGGCACCAGGGACGAGTTCCTGCCTTAA
- a CDS encoding VPLPA-CTERM sorting domain-containing protein: protein MSTIIPARFGKVVLAAAVALWGGMAGAATITVSNGPIEVDCSNDRCEAFSGGSITVGTRGPTNNKVTGGSAGTLGSTGDLYEIGNASEENQSKALSVLIDGTLNNALPFSRTTPSNGTSTTFSSLAQFVVFKIGGGQNPGDNLFVKLLGNGPVQLTFSKLSIPGATGGGLSSYTEYGERPPAVPLPAAGLLLLSGLGGMALMRRRRQPA from the coding sequence ATGTCAACAATCATTCCGGCCCGTTTCGGAAAGGTCGTCCTGGCTGCCGCGGTGGCGCTGTGGGGCGGCATGGCCGGCGCTGCGACGATCACGGTCAGCAACGGTCCGATCGAAGTCGACTGCTCGAACGACCGCTGCGAGGCGTTCTCCGGCGGGTCCATCACGGTGGGCACGCGGGGGCCGACCAACAACAAGGTCACCGGCGGCTCGGCCGGAACGCTCGGAAGCACCGGCGATCTCTACGAGATCGGCAACGCCAGTGAGGAGAACCAGAGCAAGGCGCTGAGCGTGCTCATCGATGGCACGCTGAACAACGCTCTGCCGTTCTCGCGGACGACGCCGAGCAACGGGACGTCGACGACCTTCTCGTCGCTGGCGCAGTTCGTCGTGTTCAAGATCGGCGGAGGTCAGAACCCCGGCGACAACCTGTTCGTGAAGCTGCTCGGCAACGGCCCCGTGCAGCTGACGTTTAGCAAGCTCTCGATCCCCGGCGCGACGGGTGGCGGTCTGAGCAGCTACACCGAGTACGGCGAGCGCCCGCCCGCCGTCCCGCTCCCCGCCGCGGGTCTGCTCCTGCTGAGCGGCCTCGGCGGCATGGCCCTGATGCGCCGCCGCCGCCAGCCCGCCTGA
- a CDS encoding tetratricopeptide repeat protein, producing the protein MTKQIKTSASKASPRAALKARSSLLVLGLACGLTLAGCQSAEEKADAFFASGQELRAEGDADRAIVEFRNVFRYDESHQEARRALAEILLAQGDLGRAYRQYLRLSEFHPADLDARGALAVIAMEAGDWEEARRHGTRVVEAEPDSVRARTIDLGLRYREASLIDDAEAKAAAAEEAEALLAEAPQTVTLWQIVITERTATDPDAGLDGLDRLIELRPAELEYWTAKLRLLTSLDRIEEARAHLDALQVAFPDDAEATQLLVAWYLNQGENDAAIAALRRDAGDDTGNPLDHAVVIDLIRQLQGPDAAVAEIERLIAANAKNPANVAHYRGLRATEMLRRGERAAAEAELREVVAETDLPGRLLWIKALLADLLRTDGNEEEAGVLVEEILARDATNVDALKLRGTMLISSDRPDEAIVDLRRALDQNPRDSGVLLLLAEAHQRAGSPELMGERLAAAVEVSGNGVPETLRYVAFLISQGRVAAARSLLTETRRAHPQDVSLLTQVGRFALRENDLGLVQGVVRDLDSIESPEAAEVADVLRSAVLLQQNRSEEGIELLTRQAGEAGQNAQAVLAVIVAWAQSGQPEQGRLYLDRLRAESPDDLELRLVDGALSLSEGATERSEELMRGIIEDAVDSPQAVGAMRSLFEQLLAADRDAEVGELLDATLAAQPENRTLLLLRAAFLERQDRIPEAIEIYEDLYERDSSDVLVANNLASLLAAYRMDAESGERATRIAQRLRGTTVPQFQDTYGWIAYRNGRFEDAVAYLEPAAAELRDDPVVQYHVGMTYRALGRDREAADTLRRALEMAGDAGLPQMDEAREALAEVEARAAADAAPAGAPETGEAAPGSAEPLPEGNATSN; encoded by the coding sequence ATGACCAAACAGATCAAGACGTCCGCTTCGAAGGCGTCTCCGCGCGCTGCGCTGAAGGCTCGGTCGAGCCTTCTGGTCCTCGGATTGGCGTGCGGCCTGACCCTCGCCGGGTGCCAGAGCGCCGAGGAGAAGGCGGACGCCTTCTTCGCGTCCGGTCAGGAGCTGCGCGCCGAGGGCGACGCCGACCGCGCCATCGTCGAGTTCCGCAACGTCTTCCGCTACGACGAATCCCACCAGGAGGCGCGCCGCGCCTTGGCGGAGATCCTCCTCGCGCAGGGCGACCTCGGCCGGGCGTACCGGCAGTACCTGCGCCTCTCCGAATTCCATCCCGCCGATCTCGACGCGCGCGGCGCGCTGGCGGTGATCGCCATGGAGGCCGGTGACTGGGAGGAGGCGCGCCGCCACGGCACGCGGGTCGTCGAGGCAGAGCCCGATTCGGTTCGGGCGCGGACGATCGACCTCGGCCTGCGCTATCGGGAGGCCTCGCTCATCGACGACGCCGAGGCCAAGGCCGCGGCCGCCGAGGAGGCCGAGGCGCTGCTGGCGGAGGCGCCCCAGACCGTCACGCTCTGGCAGATCGTGATCACCGAGCGCACCGCGACCGACCCCGACGCGGGGCTGGACGGCCTCGACCGGCTGATCGAGTTGCGGCCCGCGGAGTTGGAGTACTGGACCGCCAAGCTGCGCCTGCTGACCTCGCTGGACCGCATCGAGGAGGCGCGCGCGCATCTCGACGCCCTCCAAGTCGCCTTCCCGGACGATGCCGAGGCCACGCAGCTCTTGGTCGCTTGGTATCTCAACCAGGGCGAGAACGACGCCGCCATCGCCGCGCTGCGCCGCGATGCGGGCGACGACACCGGCAATCCCCTCGACCATGCCGTGGTGATCGACCTGATCCGCCAGCTCCAGGGGCCCGACGCCGCGGTCGCGGAGATCGAGCGTCTGATCGCGGCGAACGCCAAGAACCCGGCCAACGTCGCGCACTACCGCGGGCTGCGCGCGACGGAGATGCTGCGGCGGGGCGAGCGCGCGGCCGCGGAGGCCGAGCTTCGCGAGGTGGTCGCCGAGACCGACCTTCCCGGACGTCTTCTGTGGATCAAGGCGCTGCTGGCCGACCTGTTGCGGACCGACGGGAACGAGGAGGAGGCCGGAGTGCTGGTCGAGGAGATCCTCGCCCGCGACGCCACCAACGTGGACGCGCTGAAGCTGCGCGGCACGATGCTGATCTCGAGCGATCGCCCCGACGAGGCCATCGTCGACCTGCGCCGGGCCCTCGACCAGAACCCCCGCGACAGCGGCGTGCTGCTGCTGCTGGCCGAGGCGCACCAGCGGGCCGGCAGCCCCGAGCTCATGGGCGAGCGCCTCGCCGCGGCCGTCGAGGTGTCCGGGAACGGGGTACCGGAGACGCTGCGCTACGTCGCCTTCCTGATCTCGCAGGGGCGCGTCGCTGCGGCGCGCTCGCTTCTGACCGAGACCCGGCGCGCTCACCCTCAGGACGTCTCCCTGCTGACGCAGGTCGGACGTTTCGCGCTCCGCGAGAACGACCTCGGCCTCGTGCAGGGCGTGGTCCGCGACCTCGATTCGATCGAGAGCCCGGAAGCCGCCGAGGTGGCCGACGTGCTGCGCAGCGCCGTCCTTCTGCAGCAGAACCGCAGCGAGGAGGGGATCGAGCTGCTGACCCGGCAGGCGGGCGAGGCCGGCCAGAACGCGCAGGCGGTGCTGGCGGTGATCGTGGCTTGGGCCCAGTCCGGCCAGCCCGAGCAGGGCCGCCTCTACCTCGACAGGCTGCGCGCCGAATCGCCCGACGATCTGGAGCTGCGCCTCGTAGACGGAGCCCTCTCGCTCAGCGAGGGCGCGACCGAGCGCAGCGAGGAACTGATGCGCGGCATCATCGAGGACGCGGTCGACTCCCCCCAGGCGGTCGGAGCCATGCGTTCGCTCTTCGAACAGCTCCTGGCCGCGGACCGCGACGCGGAGGTGGGCGAGTTGCTCGACGCGACGCTCGCCGCGCAGCCCGAGAACCGGACCCTCCTCCTGCTGCGTGCCGCCTTCCTGGAACGGCAGGACCGGATACCGGAGGCGATCGAGATCTACGAGGACCTCTACGAGCGCGATTCGTCGGACGTCCTCGTGGCCAACAACCTCGCCAGCCTTCTGGCCGCATACCGCATGGACGCCGAGAGCGGGGAGCGCGCGACGCGGATCGCGCAGCGCCTGCGCGGCACGACGGTGCCCCAGTTCCAGGACACCTACGGCTGGATCGCCTACCGCAACGGGCGCTTCGAGGATGCCGTGGCCTATCTCGAACCGGCCGCCGCCGAGCTGCGCGACGACCCCGTGGTCCAGTACCACGTCGGCATGACCTACCGGGCCCTCGGCCGCGACCGGGAGGCGGCGGACACGCTCCGGCGCGCCCTGGAGATGGCGGGGGACGCCGGGTTGCCGCAGATGGACGAGGCGCGCGAGGCCCTCGCGGAGGTGGAGGCTCGGGCCGCTGCGGACGCGGCCCCGGCCGGTGCGCCCGAGACGGGCGAAGCGGCACCCGGGTCGGCGGAACCGCTGCCCGAGGGCAACGCTACGAGCAACTGA
- a CDS encoding VPLPA-CTERM sorting domain-containing protein, whose protein sequence is MSFRINLAGLALAASATLGFASTADASHGRGAAMVPSVSANGVLTLDMVSFWRQGTTVCSFPSDCISASVTGPSGFQGGVGGGVGANSGGESLDNADSRRSEVRQVDTLQLTQGAGLYTIDFSGCCWVGGVEGLNSSSYGTRSTIFWDGQTANAPILFDLENIQQEVVRGQNYSDNVDATSGNGLALSYAATTASGLTGVASGPDTYSIDANGTITIAAGDQALGTGTYDINDNNFEPGADHAFEGTIANADGSSIEFYWVFDGVEDDGTNNLAPQVDDLVVTVVAGTTLNQVITATDPNSGDTLTLDLISFDGAGGTFPGGLSGASPLSGNFSWDSTGTSAGDSFLALFEASDGSLTDRGSLRINVIAGGGTSPVPLPAAGFLLLGGIASLGGLGAMRRRSKPKA, encoded by the coding sequence ATGTCATTTCGAATCAATCTGGCGGGCCTTGCCCTGGCAGCATCCGCAACCCTCGGCTTCGCTTCAACGGCCGATGCGAGCCACGGCCGTGGCGCAGCGATGGTTCCGTCGGTCAGTGCGAACGGTGTTCTCACCCTCGACATGGTCAGCTTCTGGCGGCAGGGCACGACCGTCTGCAGCTTTCCGAGCGATTGCATCTCGGCGAGCGTGACGGGTCCGAGCGGCTTCCAAGGGGGCGTCGGCGGCGGCGTCGGAGCCAACTCGGGCGGCGAGTCACTCGACAACGCCGATAGCCGTCGCAGTGAGGTGCGGCAGGTCGATACGCTGCAACTCACTCAAGGTGCCGGCCTGTACACCATCGACTTCAGCGGCTGCTGCTGGGTCGGTGGGGTCGAAGGACTGAACTCCAGCTCCTATGGTACGCGATCGACGATCTTCTGGGATGGTCAGACCGCCAACGCGCCGATCCTCTTCGACTTGGAGAACATCCAGCAGGAGGTGGTGCGCGGTCAGAACTACTCCGACAACGTCGACGCGACGTCCGGCAACGGTCTCGCGCTGTCTTACGCTGCGACCACCGCGAGCGGCCTTACCGGCGTTGCCTCGGGTCCGGACACCTATTCGATCGATGCCAATGGGACGATCACGATCGCCGCGGGCGACCAGGCCCTCGGGACCGGAACCTACGACATCAACGACAACAACTTCGAGCCGGGCGCCGACCACGCCTTCGAAGGCACCATCGCCAATGCCGACGGCAGCTCGATCGAGTTCTACTGGGTGTTCGACGGGGTGGAGGACGACGGCACCAACAACCTCGCCCCGCAGGTCGACGACCTCGTGGTCACCGTCGTGGCCGGCACCACGCTCAACCAGGTCATTACAGCGACCGACCCCAACTCGGGCGACACGCTCACGCTCGACCTGATCAGCTTCGACGGCGCGGGTGGCACCTTCCCGGGCGGGCTGAGCGGCGCATCGCCCCTGTCGGGCAACTTCTCGTGGGACTCCACCGGCACCAGCGCCGGCGACAGCTTCCTCGCCCTGTTCGAAGCCTCCGACGGATCGCTCACGGACCGCGGCTCGCTGCGCATCAACGTGATCGCCGGAGGCGGCACCTCGCCCGTGCCGCTCCCCGCGGCCGGCTTCCTGCTGCTGGGCGGCATCGCCAGCCTCGGGGGCCTTGGCGCGATGCGCCGGCGGTCGAAGCCGAAGGCGTGA
- a CDS encoding tetratricopeptide repeat protein produces the protein MTRFAIALSGSLLLSTALPLSAATFDGDTARSYTGDVTGWLLRDDMLERSTRASDPEALAAVARLFREGHPRASVALQNYFERHPTDPAAFDLSGLILLGEQKYDTALISFDRAAALGADGPWFDVKHGLAQLLSGHRDEGVSLLEDAIAAEPANPLARRYLAWAAMQEGNLPRAIEHSQVALSSFGVPRGTVNRAHLDLANLYRQAQRHEDVHTLLRPTIESPDPAMPPELLLEAAGLFFEAAFELRDEAGMDAAMARFSALGLEGTPQFRLGQARTALVADRPEEAIEIIETLRAQEPDLAASLVPDLARAEARAGRVDAAVSRLVQHATAEDGPGNVAVLREAAALVLSEGTPEAAETFASTLLAPENGIELRYLGAEVLARAGFTDRALGAAQALRSAAPDEGSVHRLLGLVLSELGRGEEAAAALRDAVAASPDDEEAWLMLVGAVHGHDGYTHAAAGDSHGEVIELLTRAVEANPDSARLRTELGLVHLSDGDLDAAASAIGAALVRSPGYLPALSLGALVEADRGAALDRAAELADLAALLAPESAIVTDIQGWIAYRRGDEEEAVRLVEAALARDPEDTTTLYHRGVLAEAQGDADAARDLYLRSLRLGDMYRHYSDAARAGLARLGSADAVTGSVIRLGAADAGVEEVLGTVTVTPSEEGVLFAARIAGLPEGPNAVHVHENPSCRPSAEGVVGGEAGPHYGHAHRHMAMADGSAETEGKGMAMAAVSGEAMTGMDATAKPRGDLDPFVFDAGGETDATVAAPQLTLDELRGRSLMIHQGPDEDGRSGPKIACAILR, from the coding sequence GTGACCCGCTTCGCCATCGCCCTGTCCGGCTCCCTGCTCCTCTCGACCGCCCTGCCCCTCTCGGCGGCGACGTTCGACGGCGACACCGCGCGCAGCTACACCGGCGACGTGACCGGCTGGCTCCTGCGCGACGACATGCTCGAGCGGTCCACGAGGGCCAGCGACCCCGAGGCACTGGCCGCCGTCGCCCGGCTCTTCCGCGAGGGGCACCCGCGGGCCAGCGTCGCGCTCCAGAACTACTTCGAGCGCCACCCCACGGACCCCGCCGCCTTCGACCTGTCGGGGCTGATCCTCCTGGGCGAGCAGAAGTACGACACGGCGCTGATCTCCTTCGACCGCGCTGCCGCGCTCGGGGCGGACGGACCCTGGTTCGACGTCAAGCACGGGCTCGCGCAGCTTCTAAGCGGGCATCGGGACGAGGGGGTCTCGCTTCTGGAGGACGCCATCGCGGCGGAGCCCGCGAACCCCCTCGCCCGCCGCTACCTCGCTTGGGCCGCCATGCAGGAGGGGAACCTGCCCCGCGCCATCGAGCATTCGCAGGTCGCCCTCTCGAGCTTCGGCGTGCCGCGTGGCACGGTGAACCGGGCGCATCTCGACCTCGCCAACCTCTATCGCCAGGCGCAGCGCCACGAGGACGTCCACACCCTGCTGCGGCCGACGATCGAGTCCCCGGACCCCGCGATGCCGCCCGAGCTGCTGCTCGAGGCGGCCGGACTCTTCTTCGAGGCCGCGTTCGAGCTTCGGGACGAGGCCGGGATGGATGCCGCCATGGCGCGGTTCTCGGCGCTCGGGCTCGAGGGCACGCCGCAGTTCCGCCTCGGGCAGGCCCGGACCGCGCTGGTCGCCGACCGCCCCGAGGAGGCGATCGAGATCATCGAGACCTTGCGCGCCCAGGAGCCTGACCTCGCGGCCAGCCTCGTGCCCGACCTCGCCCGCGCCGAAGCACGCGCGGGCCGCGTCGACGCGGCCGTGAGCCGGCTCGTGCAGCACGCCACCGCGGAGGACGGCCCTGGAAACGTCGCGGTTCTACGGGAGGCGGCGGCGCTCGTGCTCTCCGAAGGCACCCCGGAGGCGGCCGAGACGTTCGCCAGCACCCTCCTCGCACCGGAGAACGGGATCGAACTGCGCTATCTCGGCGCGGAGGTCCTCGCCCGCGCCGGCTTCACCGACCGCGCGCTGGGGGCGGCGCAGGCGCTCCGCTCGGCCGCGCCCGACGAGGGATCGGTGCACCGGCTGCTCGGGCTCGTCCTGTCGGAGCTGGGCCGCGGCGAGGAGGCGGCCGCGGCCCTGCGCGACGCCGTCGCCGCGAGCCCGGACGACGAGGAAGCCTGGCTGATGCTCGTGGGCGCGGTCCATGGCCACGACGGCTACACCCACGCCGCGGCGGGCGACTCCCACGGCGAGGTCATCGAGCTCCTGACCCGCGCGGTCGAGGCCAACCCCGACAGCGCCCGGCTGCGCACGGAGCTCGGACTCGTCCACCTCTCCGACGGCGATCTCGACGCGGCGGCATCCGCGATCGGGGCGGCGCTCGTGCGGTCGCCCGGTTACCTTCCCGCGCTCTCGCTCGGCGCCCTCGTGGAGGCGGATCGCGGCGCGGCGCTGGACAGGGCGGCGGAGCTGGCCGACCTGGCCGCGCTCCTGGCGCCCGAAAGCGCGATCGTCACCGACATCCAGGGCTGGATCGCCTACCGCCGGGGCGATGAGGAGGAAGCGGTGCGCCTCGTCGAGGCCGCTCTCGCGCGCGATCCCGAGGACACCACGACGCTCTACCATCGCGGCGTCCTCGCCGAGGCGCAGGGCGACGCGGATGCGGCGCGTGACCTCTACCTCCGGTCGCTGCGGCTGGGGGACATGTACCGCCACTACAGCGACGCGGCCCGCGCGGGACTCGCCCGTCTCGGATCCGCCGATGCGGTAACCGGCTCCGTGATCCGCCTCGGCGCCGCGGACGCTGGCGTGGAGGAGGTGCTCGGCACGGTGACCGTCACCCCGTCAGAGGAGGGCGTGCTCTTCGCCGCGCGGATCGCCGGGCTGCCCGAAGGGCCCAACGCGGTGCACGTGCACGAGAACCCTTCCTGCCGTCCCTCGGCGGAGGGCGTAGTCGGGGGCGAGGCCGGGCCGCACTACGGCCACGCGCACCGCCACATGGCGATGGCGGACGGAAGCGCCGAGACCGAGGGAAAGGGGATGGCGATGGCGGCCGTCTCCGGTGAGGCGATGACGGGCATGGACGCGACGGCGAAGCCTCGCGGCGATCTCGACCCGTTCGTGTTCGACGCCGGCGGCGAGACCGATGCGACCGTGGCCGCGCCGCAGCTCACCCTCGACGAGCTGCGCGGCCGGAGCCTGATGATCCACCAGGGGCCCGACGAGGACGGTCGGAGCGGACCCAAGATCGCCTGCGCGATCCTGCGATGA
- a CDS encoding polysaccharide biosynthesis/export family protein, whose translation MMHRLIARCRASILLALVLLMPAAIASAQGRYVIGAGDVLQVEVLEDESLSRTVLVTPSGEISLPLAGSVQAGGQTLSAVQEMLRQRLAPNFAEPPTVFVALSREAIDPPVIPGPAPTPPAPILLDIFALGEVGNRGQIQVEPGTTILQAFALMGGFTPFAASDRIQLRRRDPITGVERIYPLRYSAIISGRSPNGSARLVDGDVFVVPTRKLFE comes from the coding sequence ATGATGCATCGCCTGATTGCCCGCTGCCGCGCGTCCATTCTGCTCGCCCTCGTGCTGCTGATGCCGGCCGCCATCGCATCGGCCCAAGGCCGCTACGTGATCGGCGCCGGCGACGTGCTGCAGGTCGAGGTGCTGGAGGACGAGTCCCTCAGCCGCACCGTCCTCGTCACGCCCAGCGGCGAAATCTCGCTGCCGCTCGCGGGCTCGGTCCAGGCCGGCGGCCAGACGTTGAGTGCGGTACAGGAGATGCTGCGCCAGCGGCTCGCGCCCAACTTCGCCGAGCCGCCCACCGTGTTCGTGGCCCTGTCGCGCGAGGCGATCGACCCGCCGGTCATCCCCGGCCCGGCCCCCACGCCGCCCGCGCCCATCCTCCTGGACATCTTCGCCCTGGGCGAGGTCGGCAACCGGGGCCAGATCCAGGTCGAGCCCGGCACGACCATCCTGCAGGCCTTCGCGCTGATGGGCGGCTTCACGCCCTTCGCGGCCTCGGACCGCATCCAGCTGCGCCGGCGCGACCCGATCACCGGCGTGGAGCGGATCTACCCCCTGCGCTACAGCGCGATCATCAGCGGGCGCAGCCCCAACGGAAGCGCGCGGCTGGTCGACGGCGACGTCTTCGTGGTCCCCACCCGGAAGCTGTTTGAGTGA